The following DNA comes from Mycolicibacterium aromaticivorans JS19b1 = JCM 16368.
TCAACTATGCCGGCGCGGCGCTGGCCCGCACGGCCTGCGACGAGTTCAGCACGCCGGACAAGCCCCGCTACGTCGCGGGGGCACTGGGCCCGACGACCCGGACCGCGTCGATCTCCCCGGACGTCAACGACCCCGGCGCCCGCAACGTCTCCTACGACCAGCTGGTCGACGCCTACCTCACCGCCGCCAGGGGCCTCGTCGACGGCGGGGCCGACCTGCTCATCGTCGAAACGATCTTCGACACGCTGAACGCCAAGGCCGCGATCTTCGCCATCGAGACGCTGTTCGAGGAGCGCGGCCGCCGCTGGCCGGTGATCATCTCGGGCACCATCACCGACGCGTCCGGGCGGACGTTGTCCGGTCAGACCACCGAGGCGTTCTGGAACTCGATCCGGCACGCGAAGCCACTCGCGGTCGGCCTCAACTGCGCGCTGGGCGCACCCGAGATGAGGCCCTACCTCGCCGAGATGTCGCGGATCGCGGACACCTTCGTCTCCTGCTATCCGAATGCCGGTCTGCCCAACGCCTTCGGCGAGTACGACGAATCCCCGAAGCGCCAGGCCGGCTACGTCGCCGACTTTGCCGACGCCGGTCTGGTCAACATGGTCGGCGGCTGCTGCGGCACGACGCCGGCGCACATCGCCGAGATCGCCAAGGTCGTCGAGGGCAAGCCACCGCGCGAGGTGCCGGAGATCGAGATAGCCACCCGCCTGTCGGGCCTGGAGCCCCTCAACATCACCGAAGACTCGCTGTTCGTGAACATCGGTGAGCGCACCAACATCACCGGCTCCGCCCGGTTCCGCAACCTCATCAAGGCCGAGGACTACGACACCGCACTGTCGGTCGCCCTGCAGCAGGTCGAGGTCGGTGCACAGGTCATCGACATCAACATGGACGAGGGCATGATCGACGGCGTCGCCGCGATGGACCGGTTCACCAAGCTGATCGCGGCCGAGCCGGACATCAGCCGCGTCCCGGAGATGATCGACTCATCCAAGTGGGAGGTCATCGAGGCCGGTCTGAAGAACGTGCAGGGCAAGCCGATCGTCAACTCGATCTCCATGAAGGAGGGCGAGGAGAAGTTCATTCGCGAGGCGCGGCTGTGCCGCAAGTACGGTGCCGCCGTCGTCGTGATGGCCTTCGACGAGCAGGGGCAGGCCGACAACCTGGAGCGCCGTAAGGAAATCTGCGGGCGCGCGTACCGGATCCTGACCGACGAGGTCGGCTTCCCGGCCGAGGACATCATCTTCGACCCGAACTGCTTCGCGCTGGCGACCGGCATCGAGGAGCACGCGACCTACGGGATCGACTTCATCGAGGCGTGCGCTTGGATCAAGGAGAACCTGCCCGGGGTGCACATCTCCGGCGGCATCTCGAACGTCTCGTTCTCGTTCCGGGGCAACAACCCGGTTCGTGAGGCGATCCACGCGGTGTTCCTGTTCCACGCGATCAAGGCCGGCCTGGACATGGGCATCGTCAACGCCGGGGCGCTGGTGCCCTACGACTCGATCGACCCCGAGCTGCGCGACCGCATCGAGGACGTCGTCCTGAATCGGCGCGAGGATGCGGCCGAGCGCCTGCTGGAGATCGCCGAGCGGTTCAACAGCACGGACAAGGCCGAAGACCCCAAGGCGGCCGAGTGGCGATCTCTGCCGGTCCGCGAGCGGATCACGCACGCTTTGGTCAAGGGCATCGATGCCGACGTCGACGACGACACCGAGGAATTGCGCGCCGAGATCGCCGCCGCGGGCGGTCGGCCGATCGAGGTGATCGAGGGCCCGCTGATGGACGGCATGAACGTCGTCGGTGACCTGTTCGGCTCGGGCAAGATGTTCCTGCCCCAGGTGGTGAAGTCGGCCCGGGTAATGAAGAAGGCCGTGGCGTACCTGCTGCCGTTCATCGAGGCGGAGAAGGCCGAGAACGGCACGGCCGATTCGAAGGACACCAACGGCACGATCGTGATGGCGACCGTGAAGGGCGACGTCCACGACATCGGCAAAAACATTGTCGGAGTCGTGCTGCAGTGCAACAACTTCGAAGTCATCGACCTCGGTGTGATGGTGCCCGCCCAGAAGATCCTGGATGCGGCCAAAGAGCATGACGCCGACATCATCGGGCTGTCCGGCCTGATCACCCCGTCGTTGGACGAGATGTCCAACTTCGCCGTCGAGATGGAACGCGCCGGCTTGGATATTCCGCTGCTGATCGGTGGCGCGACGACCTCGCGGGCCCATACGGCCGTGAAGATCTCACCGCGCCGCAGCGGCCCGGTGGTGTGGGTGAAGGACGCGTCCCGCTCGGTGCCCGTCGCCGCCGCGCTGCTCGACGACAAGCAGCGGCCGGCTCTGCTGGAGGCCACCGAGAAGGACTACGCGTCGCTGCGGGAGCGGCACGCGCAGAAGAACGAGCGGCCGATGCTCACCCTGGAGAAGGCCCGCGCCAACCGCACGCCGATCGAGTGGGACGGCTACACACCGCCGGTGCCCGCCCAAGGCCTCGGCGTGCGGGAGTTTCTCGACTACGACCTCGCCGAGCTGCGCGAGTTCATCGACTGGCAGCCGTTTTTCAACGCCTGGGAGATGAAGGGCCGCTTCCCCGACATCCTGAACAACCCCGCCTCCGGCGAGGCGGCCCGCAAGCTGTACGACGACGCCCAGCGGATGCTCGACACCGCGATCAAGGAGAAGTGGCTGACCGCCAACGGGGTGATCGGCTTCTTCCCGGCGAACGCCGTCGGTGACGACATCGAGGTCTACACCGACGAGACGCGCACCGAGGTGCTGACCACATTGCACAACCTGCGCCAGCAGGGCGAGCACCGCGACGGCATCCCGAATCGGAGTCTCGGTGACTTCGTCGC
Coding sequences within:
- the metH gene encoding methionine synthase, with the protein product MEGTYVTAPVSSESNGFTPNIRPDCTDALAAAMRERILVIDGAMGTAIQRDRPDEAGYRGERFKDWPSDLIGNNDLLTLTQPHIIEGIHREYLDAGADILETNTFNANAVSLSDYGMQEFAYELNYAGAALARTACDEFSTPDKPRYVAGALGPTTRTASISPDVNDPGARNVSYDQLVDAYLTAARGLVDGGADLLIVETIFDTLNAKAAIFAIETLFEERGRRWPVIISGTITDASGRTLSGQTTEAFWNSIRHAKPLAVGLNCALGAPEMRPYLAEMSRIADTFVSCYPNAGLPNAFGEYDESPKRQAGYVADFADAGLVNMVGGCCGTTPAHIAEIAKVVEGKPPREVPEIEIATRLSGLEPLNITEDSLFVNIGERTNITGSARFRNLIKAEDYDTALSVALQQVEVGAQVIDINMDEGMIDGVAAMDRFTKLIAAEPDISRVPEMIDSSKWEVIEAGLKNVQGKPIVNSISMKEGEEKFIREARLCRKYGAAVVVMAFDEQGQADNLERRKEICGRAYRILTDEVGFPAEDIIFDPNCFALATGIEEHATYGIDFIEACAWIKENLPGVHISGGISNVSFSFRGNNPVREAIHAVFLFHAIKAGLDMGIVNAGALVPYDSIDPELRDRIEDVVLNRREDAAERLLEIAERFNSTDKAEDPKAAEWRSLPVRERITHALVKGIDADVDDDTEELRAEIAAAGGRPIEVIEGPLMDGMNVVGDLFGSGKMFLPQVVKSARVMKKAVAYLLPFIEAEKAENGTADSKDTNGTIVMATVKGDVHDIGKNIVGVVLQCNNFEVIDLGVMVPAQKILDAAKEHDADIIGLSGLITPSLDEMSNFAVEMERAGLDIPLLIGGATTSRAHTAVKISPRRSGPVVWVKDASRSVPVAAALLDDKQRPALLEATEKDYASLRERHAQKNERPMLTLEKARANRTPIEWDGYTPPVPAQGLGVREFLDYDLAELREFIDWQPFFNAWEMKGRFPDILNNPASGEAARKLYDDAQRMLDTAIKEKWLTANGVIGFFPANAVGDDIEVYTDETRTEVLTTLHNLRQQGEHRDGIPNRSLGDFVAPKDTGLADYVGAFAVTSGLGGGEKIAEFKAALDDYSAILLESIADRLAEAFAERMHQRVRKEFWGYQPDEQLDNDALIGEKYVGIRPAPGYPACPEHTEKMTLWELMDVKERTGIELTESMAMWPGAAVSGWYFSHPQSQYFVVGRLAQDQVADYARRKGWTLAEAERWLAPNLGYNPED